In one window of Vibrio pelagius DNA:
- a CDS encoding GntR family transcriptional regulator, with product MTDWKDDQPIFRQLASKITEQIIQGVWREQQPLPSVRTIASDLKINHLTVMKSYQLLVDDGLVEKRRGQGMFVAQGAEAKLKQNAYSDFVTNRVPEIANTLKNLDMSIDELVSLLEQHRKEKL from the coding sequence ATGACAGATTGGAAAGATGACCAACCCATCTTCCGACAACTGGCTAGCAAAATCACAGAACAGATCATTCAAGGGGTCTGGAGAGAGCAACAACCACTACCTTCGGTGAGAACAATTGCATCTGATCTCAAAATCAACCACCTCACTGTGATGAAAAGCTATCAGTTATTGGTCGACGACGGATTAGTCGAAAAAAGACGCGGGCAAGGAATGTTTGTCGCACAAGGTGCAGAAGCAAAGCTGAAACAGAACGCCTACAGCGACTTTGTCACCAACAGAGTGCCTGAGATTGCAAATACACTTAAGAATCTAGACATGAGCATCGATGAGCTCGTCTCTTTGTTAGAACAACACAGAAAGGAAAAGTTATGA
- a CDS encoding ABC transporter ATP-binding protein, translated as MKTLLSAKNVTKRYTNNTGIEEISFELKAGQVLGLLGHNGAGKSTLIKSLLGGHRFQGEIEINGCHPIEQHAELMQHLSYISDVNVLPEWMSVKQLLKYTAGVHPSFDRSHAERLLNGTDIKLTSKIKQLSKGMKVQLHLSIIIATDTKVLILDEPTLGLDLIYRETFYRHLLEWFHDGERALIIASHEVSEIEHLLTDVLIIKQGKSVLYKSMEQVESDYFILDASNEHSSTIAQLKPLSSQAGLGSTKWLLESQYKPQTEEFGQRFNVGLSDLFLATQKEAI; from the coding sequence ATGAAGACATTACTTTCCGCTAAGAACGTCACCAAACGCTATACCAATAACACTGGGATAGAAGAAATCAGTTTTGAGCTCAAAGCCGGACAAGTCTTAGGACTGTTAGGCCACAATGGTGCTGGCAAATCAACTTTAATCAAATCGCTGCTCGGTGGACATCGCTTCCAAGGAGAGATTGAGATAAATGGTTGTCACCCTATCGAACAGCACGCCGAACTGATGCAGCACCTCTCTTACATCTCTGATGTCAACGTGCTCCCAGAATGGATGAGCGTCAAACAGTTACTTAAATACACTGCTGGCGTCCACCCAAGTTTCGACCGCTCACACGCCGAGCGCCTGCTTAACGGCACAGACATCAAACTTACCTCTAAAATCAAACAGCTTTCTAAAGGAATGAAGGTACAACTTCACCTTTCTATCATTATCGCCACCGACACTAAGGTGCTGATCCTAGATGAGCCAACCCTAGGGCTTGATCTTATCTATCGAGAAACCTTTTATCGCCACCTATTAGAGTGGTTCCACGATGGTGAGCGAGCCTTGATTATCGCTAGCCACGAAGTGTCTGAGATCGAACACCTACTTACCGATGTATTGATCATTAAACAGGGCAAATCTGTTCTGTACAAAAGTATGGAACAAGTTGAGAGCGACTACTTCATTCTTGATGCGTCAAATGAGCACAGCTCAACCATTGCACAACTCAAGCCTCTCAGCTCTCAAGCTGGCCTTGGTAGTACCAAATGGCTTCTTGAGAGTCAATACAAGCCGCAAACTGAGGAATTTGGCCAAAGATTCAATGTCGGGCTATCGGACCTTTTCCTTGCCACACAGAAGGAGGCTATCTAA